In Alkalihalobacterium alkalinitrilicum, a genomic segment contains:
- a CDS encoding DUF1885 family protein produces the protein MSDHAYIKLVKKSTQQEITVEELKDIFKYYQTITTKTGNQLDWGYGEAAFPYQIADVPENDGNWIYLKSNGVPRYKYIVFGVGQETVVDSDGNESLQFYIQVILPEGATHGDKGKANEFCKFLGKKLQAEVHLFNGRIMYFYKR, from the coding sequence ATGTCCGACCACGCATACATAAAGCTTGTGAAAAAGTCGACACAACAAGAAATTACTGTAGAAGAACTAAAAGATATTTTCAAATATTATCAAACGATTACAACAAAAACAGGAAATCAATTAGATTGGGGTTATGGAGAAGCTGCTTTTCCTTACCAAATAGCAGATGTTCCTGAAAATGATGGTAATTGGATATATTTGAAAAGTAACGGAGTGCCTAGATATAAATACATCGTATTTGGAGTAGGACAAGAAACGGTAGTAGATAGTGATGGTAATGAATCATTACAATTCTATATTCAAGTCATCTTGCCTGAAGGTGCTACACATGGGGATAAAGGAAAGGCTAATGAGTTTTGTAAATTTTTAGGCAAAAAACTCCAAGCTGAAGTTCATTTATTTAATGGCAGGATAATGTACTTTTATAAAAGATAA
- a CDS encoding M23 family metallopeptidase has product MKKINIYSLFFLLLFVTGCQSDNRDIGENNTLEKTSYSVDLPMKLTENEARFSVNDLIAITDGSYDYDEIHRTLQMTINDDQFYLIEGVPVLERNGEYVANSDIYLIIENDIPYLPSAFLEIGLGLEVNYAKEVVSFEWYGPIEKVGGPPSDFNFDSWDSEQMIEYLSFLKKPIKEAEVSTIPGHLPGAKRPYRNGYHEGLDWYDFASGGDINFDTPIYGMANGTVVRADHDYEEYSSPEVRNMDLQFTSNLGETPEYIFDKLRGRQVWVQYPNGVMSRFAHLSDIPEEIRVGQTVDENTIIGYVGNSGTSGAVNQDSTELHLHQDLLIYGELFWRPLDQDQVVSVLKSIFKD; this is encoded by the coding sequence ATGAAAAAAATAAATATATATAGTTTGTTTTTCCTTTTGTTATTCGTTACAGGATGTCAATCAGATAATCGAGATATAGGGGAGAATAATACATTAGAAAAGACAAGCTATTCTGTGGACTTGCCGATGAAATTAACCGAAAATGAAGCAAGGTTTTCTGTAAACGATTTAATTGCCATTACAGATGGTTCGTATGATTATGATGAAATCCATCGAACCTTACAAATGACAATTAACGATGATCAGTTTTATTTAATAGAAGGAGTGCCTGTCCTTGAAAGAAATGGTGAGTACGTCGCTAATAGTGATATATATTTAATTATTGAAAATGATATTCCATATTTACCTTCAGCTTTTCTAGAAATTGGCCTAGGACTAGAGGTTAATTATGCTAAAGAAGTAGTTTCTTTTGAATGGTACGGACCCATTGAGAAAGTAGGAGGACCTCCATCAGATTTTAATTTTGATTCGTGGGATTCTGAACAAATGATCGAATACCTTTCATTTTTAAAAAAGCCAATTAAGGAAGCTGAGGTAAGTACAATACCTGGTCATTTACCTGGTGCAAAACGACCCTATCGCAATGGCTACCATGAAGGCTTAGATTGGTATGATTTTGCCTCTGGTGGAGATATTAATTTCGACACACCGATTTATGGGATGGCGAATGGAACTGTAGTAAGAGCGGATCATGATTATGAAGAATATTCGTCACCTGAAGTAAGGAATATGGATTTACAGTTTACATCTAATTTAGGAGAAACACCAGAATATATATTTGATAAATTACGTGGAAGACAAGTTTGGGTACAATATCCAAATGGGGTTATGAGTCGCTTTGCTCATTTATCAGATATACCAGAAGAAATTCGAGTTGGGCAAACAGTTGATGAAAATACGATTATCGGTTATGTTGGGAATTCTGGTACAAGTGGTGCTGTAAATCAAGACTCAACGGAATTACATCTTCATCAAGACTTATTAATATATGGTGAGCTGTTTTGGAGACCTTTAGATCAAGATCAAGTAGTTAGTGTTCTTAAAAGTATTTTTAAAGACTAG